Within Wyeomyia smithii strain HCP4-BCI-WySm-NY-G18 chromosome 2, ASM2978416v1, whole genome shotgun sequence, the genomic segment TAGTCATTTGAAGTTATTTCAGGATCATTTTCCTCTCGATTTATTCTGGGGATTTATCAGGGATGTTTTTCCAATGTAAACTTCTGTATGATTTCTTACTAGTTTTAGAGACGTTTCAGTTTTTTGGCGTTAATTCCTagataaatttttgaaagtagttTTCGGTCTTTTCCTGACGTAAgataaatttgagctcaatttgtttgGGTTTTCCTGTTTTTTAGAGATTTACCTGTTTTCCTGAAATtaaaattatacattatttattttctgattgaaatgttttcaaacagtatgctgtgaattttttttaaacttttctatGTTGTAGAAAAGATTTTATCTTTCCAGTTTCGATCGAAGCTCTCTGCAATATTGAATTCGTTATGTTGTTGGTCACTTAATCGTTGTTTTTCAAGGTCCAACAagtaactcgccgctcgcctcgtcttctgtaataggggcCATAACTTGAGATTATATTTCTTTCGGTTTCGTCTGAATTATGTTTGCTTTCTCCTTCTCTGTTTATTCAGAGCATTTCTCGGCTCTCTCAGGCTGAATTTAGATGGAATTCTTTTCATTTGTGGCTTTAATAATTTGGGTGGTTTTGGGctgatttcaaaattatttttgttattctttGCTAACATTTTTTTCGTTTAATCACTAACTAAAACCacagaaataaacatttttcgacttttcattgtaaaaaaatgtccacgtggacaaagAAGGAAGGGGGGGTTTGCTAAATGTCCACGCTTGTCCACGTGGTGGGACGAGGGGGGGGGTTTAATTTGACGATTTTTGTATCCACGTGGAGTGTGGACGGCCCCTTATAACCTGTGGTAAAAGATAACTAGCCAAAGTAATGCGTGGGGAGTAGGTAACAAAACGACTAAAGTCGTTTGAAGCTGATTTCGCAGTATATAAACAAAAAACGGCAGTTAGCTTCCAATGATTTCAGACTTCAGCACTCGGTTTATTTTCGTTGACTACAATTGCTGAATGACTCAagattgaacttttttttcgaaagtgtTTAAATAGCGATAATAATAACAAACTTTGTTCAGTCAGTTTCTCCATAACATTGAAATCACGAAACGACGCATTCCAACCTTGATGATGTGATGTAGGTACCGACTCCATATATGGTTACTACTGTGACCGCCGAATGAGCATGAATTTGCAACAAGCACAACAATAAACCTCCAAAAAGATCTTACACGATTAAATGTATCTGACCTAGCTTTTCGATTACTGCGAAAAGCTTGAATAATTCGCAGAGTAgcctttatttttttaatcatgTTTCAAACTATACTTCATAAGTAACGATATTATAATTCATTGATGCTAGATGTTGAAAACTTATTAACCAATTACCGTGTACCTATCTCACGCGAGTCATTGCAAACAGATACGAAGCGTGAGATTCACGTGCCTACGGCAGCAACGCGTCGTGCAAGCTCTTATCATCCCGATAGAGAGGATGACGGGACAGATTAGGTATGCGGTGTGTTCGATTTTATCTTTGAAGAAGACCAGGGTAGCAGGAAGAAAATTCTCTGCTTCGGCCAAATATAAACCAAATCAGCTGGCAATGTCGAGCAGAGTTCTGTAAAGTGTGACAATGGTTTGGACCAGACCTTCACAACCAGCTGTTCCCGTCGTTTGGCATACCTTTGAGGCTAAAGATGGGGACGATAGTGAGGGACGTGTGGTAACGTATCGTGTTCAGGATTTGACAGAAGACCGGTATGAAGATATGATCGAGCATTTCATGAATCACTTCGTGGAGGAGGAACCGATGAGTGTAAGTATGGGAACCACGAAGGATCCGCAAATGCGCACTGGAAGTAGCCACATGTGGAGAGCAGTTTTAAAGGAGCAAATGACCCTCGTTTGCTATAAGGATGGATCGGATGAGATTATCGGCGCGAATATTCTTGCTGTGAGGGATAACGGGAATTATTTAGACACTCAGGTAAGCGGATTTCATAACATAATTAAATGCTTTACGTTATGCTTCTCAAATATCTACTATAGTTGGATTCTAAAAACCAAAGCAAAGCACTGAACGTCGTCCATTATTGTTCGAAGCAATTTGATTACACGGAGCATTATGGCGTTAAACTTCGCTTGGTTGCGTACGGCTTAGCCGTCAACAAACGCTACCGAGGGAGAGGAATCGCGACGGAAATTCTGAAAGCTCGTGTTCCAATGTGTAAAGCTCTCGGGATACAACTTGCCGCGCATCCGTTTTCGGCCATCGGATCGCAGAAAGCCGCAACCAATGCCGGTTACCGGACGGACTACGAAATCACGTATGTGTTTTAGTCTAGTTCAAGTTGTTCTATTGAACATGGAATATCGTTTTTCAGATATGATGATCTTGCTAAAATGGGACCAGATTATACGATGCCTAATATTCAATCCAAAAGTTTTAAGTTAATGAGCTTTGCAATTGAATAAATGATTAAATAGTAGTCACGACGTGCTTCAATAacataataaaaagaaaaaaatatcaattttataCTATGGCGAGTTGAAGATAACAATAAAACAGTTTAGTTCattcacttttttttatattcaccTTCAAATTCGAATTAGCTTTAATGAAAAAGTTGATTGAATAAAAACGAATATTTGTCAGTAAATCACTCTTTTTTAAAGCACACCAAGTGAAAATTGTCAAACTTAAGTtttgaaatgatatttttttctgaggTTGAAACGTTGGTATATCTGATTTGAAACGATTGGTATGCAAACATTAAAATTCATTGAACTGTTAACGTTCGAAGTATCATTATTTCGTGACGACAGCATTTTGGAATGCCGCCTCGAAAGAAATTCACACAGCATGAGCGACCGACAACCACAGAACTGTGCTAAGTCTGTTTTTCTGTGCTCTGATGACATTCCATAGAACATCCACCTACTCCACGACTAACTGCAAGTATGCGTTGCTCATGCGAGGCGAGCGTTTTGCGCAGGTGCGAGACGGTTACGTTTTAACACGCGATCCTGTTGACTGGACCGTTGCCGTCCTAAAGCCtatatcagactaaccgttgcagcgatcaaccgctaccgttccgttctttttcgaccaatcagaacacagcggtcgaccgtcgcttgttgttgttgcaaaaaatagaatcttttctatttttgccgccgactgttcccaacggttgccggctgctgtcattggcatggcgaaggcaaacgaatctcttcacacctacacaagatcacatatagagacttgacaaatgaaaatgtgtgcttctctttttggcacacacgacagccagtcaaaacattgatagtaccggcaacgctggttggcgatgtcaattttcgactaacgcacactggcaaaaatgaatccaaattcccactaattaaaagccgctgggctggataccttaaatatagcatttcttatgtaaaattggccaataaatcgataggtgatattttcattctgtgcagggcacgggaaagggtctatatttccaaaaatacgcaaaaatatggtgaaaagaggcgaaaaagacCATTTCCCGAGCCCTGTCCAAAATAAAACCATCGCCAAtaaatttgttgaccaattttacataagaaatgctatatttaaggtatccagcccagcggcttttaattagtgggaatttggattcatttttgccagtgtgcgttagtcgaaaattgacatcgccaaccagcgttgccggtgctatcaatgttttgactggctgtcgtgtgtgccaaaaagagaagcacacattttcatttgtcaagtctctatatttgatcttgtgtaggtgtgaagagattcgtttgccttcgccatgccaatgacagcagccggcaaccgttgggaacggtcggcggcaaaaatagaaaagattctattttttgcaacaacaacaagcgacggtcgaccgctgtgttctgattggtcgaaaaagaacggaacggtagcggtggaccgctgcaacggttagtttGATACAGGCTTAACCTGGGTCGGGTCGGATTTCAATTAATACTGCTAGAGTCACTGCCGGCCGAGTGCACTCTGCCACAGGTAGACTGGAATGTTTTCTATTACACTTCGAAACCGCGTGCTGTCGCGGCAGCACCGTTGAAAGCATAGATGGCAAATTAATGCTCCTGGCAGTCGATTCGCCCAGCGCACCAGGAGAGCTTTGAAGTGCGCGTTATGAGTGATTGACAGGTTGAGATGTTGGTATGTTGGTTTTGTCGTCGAATGTTTAGTTATTTCCAACTTTATTGAGTTGTGCTGTGTGTATAGTTTGCCATAAAAAACCCATGTCTGCATTGAATCATGCAAATGTGCTTAGATTTGACATGTAGTTCAAATCGATATGACAGCTCTCACGTTCCTGTTCGACCGAATGCACATACTAGGGCGATTGTTAGCTGGTTAAAACAGCAGGAACTTAGGTATTATGTTGGAGTTTGGAACTCGATCGTATTTCCAAATAGGCTTGTAGAAATTGCCAGGGAAGTGACTTCTTAATGGTCGCTTTAGCGATAACTAGATCATAATCATGATTTCATTTGTGTTCCCGAGGCGGCCCTACAAGCAGCGTTGAAAGGTAAGTCTTTTCCGGTTGAACTGTTCCATCAACCTCAGATTCTCATTAGCGGCGAATTAAGCGCCAATTACTTGGTTACGTAAAGGCAACAAAAGTACGCGGGTTGGTTTTCATTGTGCGCACGATTCCAGGCGTTCTCTCAGAAATTCACAATACACAACGCTGCACGTAATAATCACCATTCGTACAAAGTAAGCAAGCGGAGGCACTCACCATAAGCCCAATTCCTCTGACCCATTACGTTTACGAGTCGCAGGTCAGACCTAGATTCCTATCTCGGTATTGTAGAGAGCACCTTCTTTTCTCGTGATCCAAGAGTAGTGCGGCACTGCCGATGGCTATCAGCATCCGCCGGCTTTTGTTTTCAGCTGTCGTCATCAATCGTGGCTTGCAGTTGCTTATGGTTTCGAGCCACCAGTCAATCAGCGTTTTCGTACTGAGTGGCAGGCGGCCTTCAGAGTGCACACATTCGCAAACAGTGAATGTACCCAGAAGGCAGGCCCTTTGGAAGCGTACTATAACAATTGGCAATGACAAATTCATTATTGGAGTTATTATTTTTGTTGTCAAATTGGGTGACGGAAACACTCAAGGGCGTAGAGTCGCgggttttgttttaatttgcgGAACAGTTCTGAGCTGTAGCTAGTTCTTAGATTGTGGAGAGATAGTTTCGTTGTCCTTCATCATCGCGCTCGATTAAGAAtagagtttgtttttttttttttcttcacataacatttatttgacacggcacaaatacaatttaatgtttaacggcgccaattatatctgatgacttaaaaactaaagcaaattttttatcctcgctgccgactacgagctgaaattaagtctaacttaaaactagcatgggatttccaatcagtgttttgttgttcaatggtcgtctgataatcgtcgaatggcatgtatggattcgttctgctgagccacgatgtcgtgagttgggacagaggctcgtagtccttgggtcctggttctgttgtgcggggtctggttgctggttttgtgcttaaggttcaaacgtgttcttgtcgttttgttgggtgtagacggaggggaacgggactagactggggcgtggatggatttcaggaaaacgtatataagggacatgtaggataggtcacggctcgccaagacatcacgaacaggaacagccggctgtctaccctcggcctgcagggaagctattaatttagacctggcgtcacggtgtacagggcatgaccaaaccacatgctctatgtcgtgataaccttcaccacaggcacagataccactttccccgagcccaacacgacggaggagcgcgtcaaatctatagtgattggacataagccgggacatcacgcaaatgaaatcccgacctacatccaaccccttgaaccacgggttcgtcgatactttggggattatggaatgtaaccaccttcccaattcccctctggtccaagcattttgccaactgatgatcgtattctgacgtacaagtgcgaaaaattcattaaaggcaattggtctttcataaatatcaccgtttgttgcgcccaccttagccaaagagcagtgagaagggacccacgctaaggtaatctgagtagatttttcggataaagcactcagatgttcccgtattttccccaggaaatacggagagtgcttaacatctttcatcgatcggagagcctcaatggaactgagactgtccgtaaagatgaaataatggtccgtgggcattttttcgataatccctagggtgtactgaattgcagctaattctgcgacgtaaacagaagcaggattatcgagcttatgggagacggttagattgttattgaagataccgaagccagtggacccatcaagaagtgatccgtcagtgtagtacatattgtcgcagttgatgtttcgatatttattggaaaaaattttagggatctgctgcacgcgtaaatgatccgggattccacgagtttcttctatcatggatgtatcgaaaaacacagtagaatcagaagtatttgataagtcgacacgatttggaatattcgaagaagggttaatattttgggacatgtgattgaaatacaatgtcataaaacgggtttgagaattaagttcgattaacctttcaaaattttcaatcacgggacggttcaagacctcacatttgattagaatacgagaagacaggctccagaagcggtttttcaatggtagtactccagctaaaacctccaaactcatcgtatgggtcgactgcatgcaacctaaggcgatacgcaaacaacgatattgtattcgctccagtttgatcaaatgtgtgtttgctgcggagcggaagcagaaacacccgtattcaataacagacaatatcgttgtttggtaaagccttataaggtctcctggatgggctccccaccattgtccggttattgtacgaagaaaattcactctttgttgacattttttcatcagatacctcacgtgacaaccccaggtgcctttagagtcgaaccagacaccaagatatttgtgtaccaaaacctgagaaatcgttttacccattaattgtgtttgaagctgagcaggttcatgcttcctagaaaaaactactatctcagtcttctccggagagaattcgatacctagctgtaaagcccaagcagacaaattgtccaaggtatcttgcaatggtccttgcaaatcggcagctttggctcctgtaacagagattacactgtcgtctgcaagttgtcttatcgtgcatgaatttgccagacattcgtcgatgtcatttacataaaagttgtaaagaagggggcttaaacatgagccctggggaagacccatgtagctaatgcgaaaagttgccaaatcgccatgcgtaaaatgcatgtgcttttcggacaacaagttgtgcaaaaaattgttcaaaattggagaaaatccttgtcggtgaagtttacccgaaagaatgtcaatagaaacggaatcaaaagcccccttaatgtccaagaacgcagacgccatttgttctttacgagcatacgccagctgaatatctgttgaaagcaacgcaagacaatcattcgtccctttggcacggcggaagccaaattgagtttctgatagtagaccatttgattcgacccagtggtctaaacgacggagtatcattttttccatcaatttccggatacaggatagcattgcaatcggcctataagagttgtgattagaagctggtttccctggtttttggatagcgatcaccttcacttgcctccaatcctgcggtacaatgttatgctccaggaacttattgaacaagttcaacaagcgcctcttggcattgccgggtagattcttcaacaagttgaatttgattctatctaatccaggcgcgttattgttacaggacaggagggcaactgaaagttctgccatcgtaaaaggtgattctatcgcgtcgtggcccggagacgcatcgcgaacaatattttgctcaggaacagagtccggacatactttcctggcaaaatcaaatatccacctacttgaagactcctcgctttcgttgaccgttacgcgattccgcattcttcgggctgtgttccaaagagtgctcatcgatgtctccctcgacgtctcgttcacgaaccgacgccaatatccacgtttctttgctttagccaagcttttaagcttggtatcaagctccgaataccgtaaatagtcgccaggtatacctcccgtctggtaggccttaaacgcgtcggatctttgcgtgtagacatcggagcactcttggtcccaccacggagtgggaggccgttctttgatcgttacgccgggatatttcttcgtttgggcttgcaacgcggcgtcgagaatcaagcccgcgaggaggttgtattcttcaagtggtgaatgatgttgaatcgactcgaccgcttttgaaatcttttcctcgtataacttccaatcgacatttcgtgtgaggtcatacggaatgtcaattggtcgcatgcgagttgacccgttagtaattgaaataagaataggcagatggtcgctaccgtgaggatcgaggattaccttccatgtgcaatccaaccgtagcgacgtcgaacataaggatagatccaaagcgcttgggcgcgctggaggtttcgggatacgtgtcatttcaccgttgtttaaaatagtcatgtcgaagtcatcgcaaaggttatagattaaagaggagcggttatcattgtatggggaaccccaagccacgccatgagagttgaagtctcccaaaatcaaacgtggcgagggaagaagttctattaaatcaaagagcagccgttgcccaacctgtgctctggggggaatatatattgaggcaatacaaagctctttaccttgtattgtcatttgacatgcgacaacttcgatgcctggaatcgaggggaggttaatacgatagaaagaatagcactttttaatccctaaaagtactcctccatatggggtgtctcgatcaaggcgaataatattaaaatcatggaagttgagatcaatatttgaagtaagccaagtttcacaaagggaaaatgcatcgcatttgtttttatttatcaaaactttaaacgaatcaatttttggtaaaatacttctacaattccactgtaagacagagatagaatccttcatatacgcagttgaattaggcatcgaaggatacaatcgctgcaaggagaggccattgggcagtcaactgcttcaaaaatgatctaactgttgggaggaatgctgtaagaaaaattttaattggatcgggtacattgatattttcaaaaatccagtccacaatgtcagaaaatttcactaatccagagtttgtttcatcaactgggagtgtaaaaggagcaactggggttttagatgttcctggcagtgctgggaactccttctgggactttaaatttgccagcccaggaggagtttgcttcggtttttccgcagcactgtttggtttgtttgtaaccttcatttcactttgagaaatcttaggaccttttctgggaagtttaggagaggaaacacttttcctctttctagactccccaggattggcgtaagatgctcccgctggtgaatcgtcagaatcggtttcctcagagggcaacagatcgaaggggttcgaagtaacgggagaagtggtaacggtcttcttcagcatgtcagcgtaggaacgctttgaacgctctttgagagaccgttttattttatccctgcgctgcatgtacaccgcacatgtcgagagctcatgcagattttctccgcagtgaatacacttttcagcgttaacactgcaagaatcttccgcatgagactccccacacttgccacaacgtgccttattgcagcagtaggcggctgtatggcctaactgcttgcaattcaggcagttcatgacgcggggcacgtagagcctcacagggagacgaacccggtggatcgagacgtggcttggtagtgcagacccggcgaacgtaactcgaaacgagtctgacggagtgtatactgttttgccaccgatgatcgatgctgaccgcaattgcttgcagtcgagcacctttacttcgggacacgttttgttcttaaagcaccctttggcactttgcagtatacactcgacggacagactcgaatcggttatgacaccgtcgatctccacgtctcgtgcgggtatgtaaacgcgatactcgcgtgtgaagagctcagagcaagctatatcgttggcctctttcaggttaccgaccacgacacggagcttgttaggccggaccttggaaatttcggtcacgcccttgtactccttcgtcaggtctttagaaatctgcaagaggttcaactttttcgatttcggtcctgcctttggccgaaaataaacagtatagctgccctgggctccgtctgggtaaagcctggggcgaggggggactgaagaatgaacaggggagggggtaacagaagggtcagggtcagaggggttcggggatggtggcgcgggaggcgagggatctacatccatcgcgctatgtttagcgcactagcgctgacaagaacacgtacctttttatttctcccttccagtaaggttggttgtccgatcgttcgaagtagcagccgttacagccagcagcaccaatacagcagcaccaaacagccaccagcagcgagccaggtgtgagatcactccacacagcgatacgactcgctgacactgatggcttcttctttttcctcgtttgtgtctcgtccactgctgtagcacaatccagccagcagccaaatcggcttacgcaccagctggcagtcacgatgcgaaacagttgcacaaaggaacgaccttgaacccggatttatttcactcgaccaggcaaacaatgccaacacttgttcacacgtcttttgttttatactctatcggaccgatcaccaaacacgtccagtactgatgcgtgttcggcacagaatgctaTAGAGTttgttaatttatatttattttaaacttgtCTTTACCAGTACTTTACCAGTACTTTACCAGTAGTACTTACAATTAATTACATTGTTTAAAAGAATGAATAAACAACATGGAAGGCACGGAAATtctaaattgatttcaaaaactTCTCAAGATTTACCTTGCTGCGTCGTAAATTGTTTGCGATTTGTTAAAGTCTGTGTATATTAAATAGAAGATCGATTTCCGAATCGGaaagtagcaccaaggctttgctttgctttagtaCACTGGTTTTCCCATTACATAACTTTGGATGGTTTTCCATTGCATAATTTTGAGTGGTTCAGGATTCTAAGCATTGTCCGTTGGATAAGTTACTTCGTCGTGATTACTCAACGTCTGCATTTAATAAACAATGCTGAACTGGATTTTGGACGATAGTCAGAAACACATTTGTACCAAACAAATCAGAAGCATTATTGGTAGCAAATGAAGAACACTCAGTTTTTTCATACGttgattttattaaatatttcaaaacgaTTATTGTaaatacagtgcctccacagttatgggtcagctacaattatttgtcacttttaCGTAAATACGTcgattctcacgaaactgaacaatttagcacattagcagtggtattttttgtaactcacttgtaacctcatttatacgaataaaatgatttaaagttgaaaatgtcactaaaaactaaaattctgctcggtgcaataagtgaagtgattgtagtaatgttacatt encodes:
- the LOC129720747 gene encoding uncharacterized protein LOC129720747, whose protein sequence is MVWTRPSQPAVPVVWHTFEAKDGDDSEGRVVTYRVQDLTEDRYEDMIEHFMNHFVEEEPMSVSMGTTKDPQMRTGSSHMWRAVLKEQMTLVCYKDGSDEIIGANILAVRDNGNYLDTQLDSKNQSKALNVVHYCSKQFDYTEHYGVKLRLVAYGLAVNKRYRGRGIATEILKARVPMCKALGIQLAAHPFSAIGSQKAATNAGYRTDYEITYDDLAKMGPDYTMPNIQSKSFKLMSFAIE